A single Corticium candelabrum chromosome 16, ooCorCand1.1, whole genome shotgun sequence DNA region contains:
- the LOC134192042 gene encoding uncharacterized protein LOC134192042 isoform X1 yields the protein MLTTLVSQDNPLSGFFYLPSSLLKLTVSQADLTGKECDNGIRFLPHFSNESLPYITNVAWTYGCIVAVRRHTFANLDNFYQLDLKFNNIATLENEAFSNLPRLHKLKLYSNHLVEIRSAMFRGTDNLKSLDLQYNRIERLDTNFLQLPSLFDLSLTHNNISSIDKDAFKSLGNLQYLYLGDNPLFQIGAGAFHRLPFLTGIFMNKVNVTTLSRDILPNSTFLEQVFLFDSNVQFVEEGAFDGFGNVKYLYMQQNSIYDLPSGIFDALRSEHLHLLVLNCDVSRLPAISSTLSNRTQCASSSKIVNIPAWYDGTVDISTMLQDSAYNCSKTSEDEDQHSKYICSPCPPGYYGRTFTATGNEYRHRPVCNRCPAGGFYQDEVAQYTCKVCVEGTFVSPNILGNSSRSCKVFPTGTDTTRLAGYRAGPCLKNYFRLQRFGACYPCKSPGAKCTNEVLTLTKGYWWTMEDDLRLSYRNFASNIFVHDDSYDRSTVNYSKSYLPTIHKCRYSDACPGQDNNPKKNVCSKGSYGPLCELCEKGYFLSDSGCSPCPPTWRVGLQLTGFVVVVLFLVVFLSWKQSKIEQNVQTGTWLDHFVSSLRIGIGFIQVMNGITLALVFVPWPSGIKVVGRYLRAIEFNVISVVNSVCLGGSLKHFDHLDKTLVFFGSVTGIVLMLVAIYWIWKVYMKCRRMMIDDVLHETALKFCLTGMLWTFFACYPSLSQYIIATVPYREFSCIALDCTNENGTTDTTGRDDNLTCQWYLKADVSLRCNESSFSSPLWRACNCLLIVVFGLPLLLLVLLYLKHRNDCHRVRVNSALLRALYSSLSFLDDSYESNYWYWDVVEMVRKLVLTSGLQFFGTGSTTQLAVASIIASAFALLHAQFKPIKSKRKWQHYLQLLSLSVISLNIMFGVLQLVDVGEEGNLDEEAMKSGIVNRTLFSVLFYSVNGLFVFVCVVNLCKSVWSACDKWCCYGLRFSSCCNCRRSNRERQPILSAEVTSCDEETED from the exons AGCTTGGACTTACGGATGCATTGTTGCTGTACGTCGTCACACATTTGCCAACCTTGACAACTTTTATCAATT AGATCTCAAGTTTAACAACATAGCGACACTGGAGAATGAAGCCTTCTCTAATTTACCAAGGTTACATAAACT GAAATTGTATTCCAATCATCTTGTCGAAATTCGTTCAGCAATGTTTCGTGGTACTGACAACCTCAAAAGCTT AGATCTTCAATACAATCGGATTGAAAGACTTGACACCAATTTCTTACAACTTCCGAGTCTCTTTGATTT GTCTCTTACTCATAACAACATTTCGTCTATTGACAAGGATGCCTTTAAAAGTCTTGGAAACTTGCAATATCT TTATTTAGGGGATAATCCATTGTTTCAAATTGGCGCTGGAGCGTTTCATCGGTTGCCATTTTTGACTGGAAT ATTCATGAATAAGGTCAATGTGACTACACTTTCAAGGGATATTTTGCCCAACTCAACGTTCTTGGAACAAGT GTTTCTGTTTGATAGTAATGTACAATTTGTAGAAGAAGGAGCATTTGACGGTTTTGGAAATGTCAAATATCT ATATATGCAACAGAATTCAATCTATGATCTTCCGTCTGGTATCTTTGATGCTCTTAGATCAGAGCATCTTCACTT GTTGGTGTTAAACTGCGATGTTAGCAGACTGCCCGCTATCAGCTCTACTCTCAGTAACCGAAC GCAATGTGCATCTTCTTCTAAAATCGTGAACATTCCCGCTTGGTATGATGGAACTGTAGACATATCAACCATGCTGCAAGACTCTGCATACAATTGCAGCAAAACGAGTGAAGATGAGGACCAGCATAGCAAGTATATCTGCTCGCCTTGTCCTCCCGGCTACTACGGAAGAACGTTCACAGCAACAGGAAATGAGTACCGTCATCGACCGGTTTGTAATCGTTGCCCTGCAG GTGGTTTTTATCAAGACGAAGTGGCTCAATACACGTGTAAAGTCTGCGTGGAGGGAACGTTTGTAAGTCCCAATATTTTGGGAAACTCGAGCAGATCATGTAAAGTGTTCCCAACCGGCACCGACACGACACGACTTGCGGGCTATCGAGCCGGTCCGTGTCTTAAGAACTACTTTAGATTGCAGAGGTTTGGTGCATGCTACCCTTGTAAGTCTCCAGGAGCCAAATGTACGAACGAGGTGTTGACTCTGACAAAAGGATACTGGTGGACAATGGAAGATGACCTTCGACTTTCTTATCGAAACTTTGCTAGCAATATCTTCGTTCACGACGACAGTTACGATAGATCGACGGTAAACTACAGTAAATCCTATTTGCCTACCATTCACAAGTGCCGTTATTCGGACGCTTGTCCAGGTCAAGACAACAATCCAAAGAAGAACGTTTGCTCGAAGGGTTCGTACGGGCCTCTGTGCGAGTTGTGCGAGAAGGGATACTTTCTGAGTGATAGCGGCTGTTCTCCGTGTCCTCCGACGTGGCGGGTTGGTTTGCAGTTGACGGGATTTGTCGTTGTTGTGCTGTTTCTTGTCGTATTCTTGAGTTGGAAACAGAGTAAAATAGAGCAAAACGTGCAAACGGGCACTTGGCTCGATCATTTTGTTTCATCGCTTCGAATTGGCATCGGATTTATTCAAGTCATGAATGGCATCACTCTGGCTCTAGTGTTTGTCCCTTGGCCGTCGGGTATAAAGGTGGTCGGTCGCTACCTGAGAGCTATCGAATTTAATGTAATATCAGTCGTCAACTCGGTTTGTCTCGGAGGTAGTTTGAAGCATTTTGACCATCTCGATAAGACTCTAGTGTTTTTCGGTAGCGTCACGGGCATCGTCTTGATGTTGGTCGCTATCTACTGGATATGGAAAGTTTATATGAAATGTCGTAGAATGATGATCGACGACGTGCTTCACGAAACGGCTCTTAAATTTTGTCTAACGGGAATGTTGTGGACATTCTTTGCTTGCTATCCATCTCTATCTCAGTATATCATTGCTACGGTACCTTACCGAGAGTTCTCGTGCATCGCCCTCGACTGTACGAATGAAAATGGTACGACAGATACGACTGGAAGAGACGACAACCTAACGTGTCAATGGTATCTTAAAGCTGATGTTTCTTTGCGCTGCAACGAGTCCAGCTTTTCTAGTCCTCTATGGCGAGCTTGCAACTGTCTTCTCATCGTCGTCTTCGGTTTACCTTTACTGCTTCTTGTTTTGCTGTATTTGAAACATCGCAATGATTGTCATCGTGTACGAGTTAACAGCGCTCTATTACGAGCTCTCTACTCGTCGCTGTCTTTCTTGGACGACAGCTACGAGTCGAACTATTGGTACTGGGATGTGGTGGAAATGGTACGCAAACTGGTGCTCACTTCAGGTCTGCAGTTCTTCGGAACAGGAAGCACGACGCAACTGGCCGTCGCTTCTATTATTGCTTCAGCGTTTGCTCTTTTACATGCTCAGTTTAAGCCAATAAAGTCTAAGCGCAAGTGGCAGCACTATTTGCAACTGTTATCTTTGTCGGTCATCTCTCTCAATATAATGTTTGGCGTGTTGCAACTGGTGGATGTAGGTGAAGAAGGGAATCTCGATGAAGAAGCGATGAAATCCGGGATTGTTAACAGAACGCTATTTAGTGTGCTGTTCTACTCGGTCAATGGCTTATTCGTCTTCGTATGTGTCG TCAATCTATGTAAGAGTGTGTGGTCGGCATGTGATAAATGGTGCTGCTATGGGTTACGCTTCTCGTCGTGTTGTAATTGTCGACGGAGCAATAGGGAAAGACAGCCTATTCTTAGTGCTGAAGTCACGTCATGTGACGAAGAGACAGAAGATTAG
- the LOC134192042 gene encoding uncharacterized protein LOC134192042 isoform X2, with amino-acid sequence MLTTLVSQDNPLSGFFYLPSSLLKLTVSQADLTGKECDNGIRFLPHFSNESLPYITNVAWTYGCIVAVRRHTFANLDNFYQLDLKFNNIATLENEAFSNLPRKLYSNHLVEIRSAMFRGTDNLKSLDLQYNRIERLDTNFLQLPSLFDLSLTHNNISSIDKDAFKSLGNLQYLYLGDNPLFQIGAGAFHRLPFLTGIFMNKVNVTTLSRDILPNSTFLEQVFLFDSNVQFVEEGAFDGFGNVKYLYMQQNSIYDLPSGIFDALRSEHLHLLVLNCDVSRLPAISSTLSNRTQCASSSKIVNIPAWYDGTVDISTMLQDSAYNCSKTSEDEDQHSKYICSPCPPGYYGRTFTATGNEYRHRPVCNRCPAGGFYQDEVAQYTCKVCVEGTFVSPNILGNSSRSCKVFPTGTDTTRLAGYRAGPCLKNYFRLQRFGACYPCKSPGAKCTNEVLTLTKGYWWTMEDDLRLSYRNFASNIFVHDDSYDRSTVNYSKSYLPTIHKCRYSDACPGQDNNPKKNVCSKGSYGPLCELCEKGYFLSDSGCSPCPPTWRVGLQLTGFVVVVLFLVVFLSWKQSKIEQNVQTGTWLDHFVSSLRIGIGFIQVMNGITLALVFVPWPSGIKVVGRYLRAIEFNVISVVNSVCLGGSLKHFDHLDKTLVFFGSVTGIVLMLVAIYWIWKVYMKCRRMMIDDVLHETALKFCLTGMLWTFFACYPSLSQYIIATVPYREFSCIALDCTNENGTTDTTGRDDNLTCQWYLKADVSLRCNESSFSSPLWRACNCLLIVVFGLPLLLLVLLYLKHRNDCHRVRVNSALLRALYSSLSFLDDSYESNYWYWDVVEMVRKLVLTSGLQFFGTGSTTQLAVASIIASAFALLHAQFKPIKSKRKWQHYLQLLSLSVISLNIMFGVLQLVDVGEEGNLDEEAMKSGIVNRTLFSVLFYSVNGLFVFVCVVNLCKSVWSACDKWCCYGLRFSSCCNCRRSNRERQPILSAEVTSCDEETED; translated from the exons AGCTTGGACTTACGGATGCATTGTTGCTGTACGTCGTCACACATTTGCCAACCTTGACAACTTTTATCAATT AGATCTCAAGTTTAACAACATAGCGACACTGGAGAATGAAGCCTTCTCTAATTTACCAAG GAAATTGTATTCCAATCATCTTGTCGAAATTCGTTCAGCAATGTTTCGTGGTACTGACAACCTCAAAAGCTT AGATCTTCAATACAATCGGATTGAAAGACTTGACACCAATTTCTTACAACTTCCGAGTCTCTTTGATTT GTCTCTTACTCATAACAACATTTCGTCTATTGACAAGGATGCCTTTAAAAGTCTTGGAAACTTGCAATATCT TTATTTAGGGGATAATCCATTGTTTCAAATTGGCGCTGGAGCGTTTCATCGGTTGCCATTTTTGACTGGAAT ATTCATGAATAAGGTCAATGTGACTACACTTTCAAGGGATATTTTGCCCAACTCAACGTTCTTGGAACAAGT GTTTCTGTTTGATAGTAATGTACAATTTGTAGAAGAAGGAGCATTTGACGGTTTTGGAAATGTCAAATATCT ATATATGCAACAGAATTCAATCTATGATCTTCCGTCTGGTATCTTTGATGCTCTTAGATCAGAGCATCTTCACTT GTTGGTGTTAAACTGCGATGTTAGCAGACTGCCCGCTATCAGCTCTACTCTCAGTAACCGAAC GCAATGTGCATCTTCTTCTAAAATCGTGAACATTCCCGCTTGGTATGATGGAACTGTAGACATATCAACCATGCTGCAAGACTCTGCATACAATTGCAGCAAAACGAGTGAAGATGAGGACCAGCATAGCAAGTATATCTGCTCGCCTTGTCCTCCCGGCTACTACGGAAGAACGTTCACAGCAACAGGAAATGAGTACCGTCATCGACCGGTTTGTAATCGTTGCCCTGCAG GTGGTTTTTATCAAGACGAAGTGGCTCAATACACGTGTAAAGTCTGCGTGGAGGGAACGTTTGTAAGTCCCAATATTTTGGGAAACTCGAGCAGATCATGTAAAGTGTTCCCAACCGGCACCGACACGACACGACTTGCGGGCTATCGAGCCGGTCCGTGTCTTAAGAACTACTTTAGATTGCAGAGGTTTGGTGCATGCTACCCTTGTAAGTCTCCAGGAGCCAAATGTACGAACGAGGTGTTGACTCTGACAAAAGGATACTGGTGGACAATGGAAGATGACCTTCGACTTTCTTATCGAAACTTTGCTAGCAATATCTTCGTTCACGACGACAGTTACGATAGATCGACGGTAAACTACAGTAAATCCTATTTGCCTACCATTCACAAGTGCCGTTATTCGGACGCTTGTCCAGGTCAAGACAACAATCCAAAGAAGAACGTTTGCTCGAAGGGTTCGTACGGGCCTCTGTGCGAGTTGTGCGAGAAGGGATACTTTCTGAGTGATAGCGGCTGTTCTCCGTGTCCTCCGACGTGGCGGGTTGGTTTGCAGTTGACGGGATTTGTCGTTGTTGTGCTGTTTCTTGTCGTATTCTTGAGTTGGAAACAGAGTAAAATAGAGCAAAACGTGCAAACGGGCACTTGGCTCGATCATTTTGTTTCATCGCTTCGAATTGGCATCGGATTTATTCAAGTCATGAATGGCATCACTCTGGCTCTAGTGTTTGTCCCTTGGCCGTCGGGTATAAAGGTGGTCGGTCGCTACCTGAGAGCTATCGAATTTAATGTAATATCAGTCGTCAACTCGGTTTGTCTCGGAGGTAGTTTGAAGCATTTTGACCATCTCGATAAGACTCTAGTGTTTTTCGGTAGCGTCACGGGCATCGTCTTGATGTTGGTCGCTATCTACTGGATATGGAAAGTTTATATGAAATGTCGTAGAATGATGATCGACGACGTGCTTCACGAAACGGCTCTTAAATTTTGTCTAACGGGAATGTTGTGGACATTCTTTGCTTGCTATCCATCTCTATCTCAGTATATCATTGCTACGGTACCTTACCGAGAGTTCTCGTGCATCGCCCTCGACTGTACGAATGAAAATGGTACGACAGATACGACTGGAAGAGACGACAACCTAACGTGTCAATGGTATCTTAAAGCTGATGTTTCTTTGCGCTGCAACGAGTCCAGCTTTTCTAGTCCTCTATGGCGAGCTTGCAACTGTCTTCTCATCGTCGTCTTCGGTTTACCTTTACTGCTTCTTGTTTTGCTGTATTTGAAACATCGCAATGATTGTCATCGTGTACGAGTTAACAGCGCTCTATTACGAGCTCTCTACTCGTCGCTGTCTTTCTTGGACGACAGCTACGAGTCGAACTATTGGTACTGGGATGTGGTGGAAATGGTACGCAAACTGGTGCTCACTTCAGGTCTGCAGTTCTTCGGAACAGGAAGCACGACGCAACTGGCCGTCGCTTCTATTATTGCTTCAGCGTTTGCTCTTTTACATGCTCAGTTTAAGCCAATAAAGTCTAAGCGCAAGTGGCAGCACTATTTGCAACTGTTATCTTTGTCGGTCATCTCTCTCAATATAATGTTTGGCGTGTTGCAACTGGTGGATGTAGGTGAAGAAGGGAATCTCGATGAAGAAGCGATGAAATCCGGGATTGTTAACAGAACGCTATTTAGTGTGCTGTTCTACTCGGTCAATGGCTTATTCGTCTTCGTATGTGTCG TCAATCTATGTAAGAGTGTGTGGTCGGCATGTGATAAATGGTGCTGCTATGGGTTACGCTTCTCGTCGTGTTGTAATTGTCGACGGAGCAATAGGGAAAGACAGCCTATTCTTAGTGCTGAAGTCACGTCATGTGACGAAGAGACAGAAGATTAG